The window CCGCCCACAATCAGACCGGTGCGTGTGCCCAGCGTGATCATGGCGACAATTCCACTGGTAAGGGCCAACGTGGGAATGGCGCACAACCCTCGCAGCCCAGCAAACAACTGTCCGCCGTTGGCGAGCAATTGCCGGATCTGCGTCAACGTCACGGCCAGCACCACGACGCTGCCGACGATGAAACCTTCCCAAACATCGCTGTTGGTCTTGATGATTTTGGCAACGGCGTCGATGACGACGCGGAGAAATATCACGCCGAGCACAGTTCCGGAAACAGTGCCCACGCCGCCCGCGAGCGAACAGCCGCCAACGACGGCTGCCGCAATCGCGTTCAGTTCATAGCCACGGGCCAGAGTGATTGGATCCACCGAGCTGACGTCGGCCAGATAGAAAATAGCCGCCAGTCCGCCAGTGAAGGCACTAAAACAATAAGCGGCCCATTTGAGGTTCTCGGTGCGGATGCCACTGAGCCGAGTGGCCTGCTCATTGCCGCCGAGAGCGTAAAAGTGTCGGCCCAAAACGGTGCGCCGCAACACAAACCAGGTGAACAGAGCAAGGACCAGAAAGACCGTGACCGGCACCCAGACATTATCACGCAGGTAGTAGAAGAAGCCGTCGTTGACATAGAGCTTCGATCCGCTCCGGCCTTTCAATTCGTTGACATACTCACACAGCGCGTGCGCCAAACTGCGCAGGCCCACGAGCGTGGCCAGCGTCGCAATAAACGGTGGCAAACGAATGGCCGTGATCAACCACGTGTGCAAATTGCCAATCAATATTCCGGCGAGCAGACTGGCAAATATCGCCGCCCCCACCGGCAGCAAACCCGCCGAAGCTCCCAGTGGCAATTCGTTGGGGGCCAGCAAGGTGTAGACGCTCGCGCAGACGGTGGCGGAGAAGGCAATCGTGGAACCGCCCGAAAGGTCGATGCCGCCGGCAATAATCACCACCGACACACCGAGGGCAAGAATGCCCAAGGTCGACGCGCGGTAAGCGACCAATTGCAAGCTCGGCCCAGGTCGCTTGTAGTAGGTGTGCTTGTTGTCGGCGAGCGCGGTAAACGAAACAACCAGCGCGATTGCAATCAGCAACGCGACTTCGGTTGTAAACCAGCGATAACGGCCGGAGCCAGATTGACCGACTGAATTCATGAGCTGGGTAGGCCGTACTTCTTGAGCCAATCCTTCAGAGTAGACAGCGGCATAAACTCCAAGCCCTTGTAGGGCCCCGCCGGTTCTGCAGCGGCCTTTTCGGCAACGGCTTTCAGCGGCGAGCCTTCGTCGGGATAGACCAACTTCAAAGGAGTGGTGTAAAGATCGCCGTCGGGATCTTTGCCGAAGTTGGGAAACAGCTCATCGATGGTGGCTTGATCTTTGGTGTGCATCGCCTTGAGGAGACGAACCGAAAGCCGGCCCATCTCATAAGGATTTTGCACGCACATCGCATCGAGATTGCCGCCAGCCATCGCGAGAATCGAGTTCTTGTCGGCGTCGAACGTGACGAGCGTCAAGTTCTTCCGGGCATCGCGTTGCTTGGCAATCGTGCTGATGGCCGGGCCGTTGTAAGCCCAGATGCCGACCAGCGCGACCAGATCGTCGTGATTGGTCAACGCATTCGAGACGTTGTCGTTCGCGCGGCCCAGGTCGGTATCGTCGGCCATCCGATCGCGTTCGGTGAAATCACTCCCGAGGCCGGCCTTCACGCCGTCCATGCGGTTGCGAGCGTTGTCGCTATCGGTGAGACCAGCGAATTGGACGTAGGCGCCCTTTTCAACCTTGCGTTCGTTCAGCAGGGTCTTGGTCACCGTGCCGAGCAACTTGCCAGCTTCAAAGTTGTTGGTGCCAATGTAATAAGGACGGGCGTCGCGATACTTGGTCCGGTTCACGTCGTTGTCGACCGTGATGACTTTAATTCCTTGCGACTGCAACTTTTTCAGTTGCTCGATGATCGCTTGGTTGTCGGGCTCGGTCACCGTCAGCGCGACACCCACGATGTCGGTCTGCGTGCCAAACTGCTTGAGCTTGTCGATCTGCCCCGACGCCGTGCCGTCGTTCGATTCCATCGAAACGCTGAGCCCTGACCCGGCCAGGTCGAACTCTTTTTCTCCGGCCACTAGTCCAGCCTTGCATGCATCCCAGTAGGGATTCGGCACGTTGATCAAGAAGACAAATCGCTTGGTTGCCGATTTGTCGTCCGAAGAATTGCACGCCGCGAATAAGAGAAGGGTGACCGCCAAAAGTGCGACACCCGAACGGAGCATCTTGCTTAGCATGGAAAGAGAACCCTGGAGAGGAGAGGGCCAACAACCCAAACAGCGAACTACTTCTTGCCTTCTTCGGTCGTGTTGGGCGAACCGCCGCGGCCGCTATCCGGAGCACAGCCCGCAATCGCACCACAAGTGACCGCCAACAACATCGTCCACAGCAACCAGTTACGCAACATGTCAAACTCCAAAAACGCTCGATGAGCAAAGTGAGGTAGGCAAAACCCAAAATCTTAATAGGGCCTTGCCAGCAACGCAAGCGACAGCAAACCAGACCGCAACTCGTCGTCAACTTCGCGGCCGACGAATGCCGATGCTATGCAAAGGAGACCCCGCCGCTCCACCGAATATTCCCGCCTTATCTGCCTGCCTACTCTTCTCTTCTGCTCGACCCTGGATCCCCTATGCCTTCGCTGTTGCGTGGCCCCGCGCGCGTTTCGTCGCCGTTGCCGGCCGTTTCCGGATATGAATTGGTGCGACTCCTGTCGTCGGGCAACTGGTTTCAGCTGTTTCAAGCTCGGGCCGCAGGACAGGGCTCGGCGGCAGACTATGTTATTAAGCGTCTCCGCGACAACGGCGGCATGCCGCGAGCAATCTTGCTGCGCGAAGCGCAGGTCACAAACTCTGTTTCGCACGAAAATCTCGTCAGTTTGCTGGGTGAGGGGCTTGGCGAAACTACTCCTTATATTGTGCTGCCGTTTCTGCCTGGCATGAGCTTGGAGCAGGCGCGGCAATCTCCTGGCCAAACCTCGGTGCCGCAAGCCCTGTGGTATATCCGCCAGGTTGCCGCCGCATTGGCAGAGCTGCATGCCGCGGGGTGGATCCATTCTGACCTGAAACCGTCGAACATCATCGCTTCGGAAACAGGGCACGCCACGCTCATCGACCTTGGCCTGGCCCGCCGCCTGGGCACGGCCGAATGCCATGCCGATCGCTGGCTGGCGGGAGATGCCAATTACCTGGCCCCGGAAGTTTTTCAGCCCAATCGGGAATTAACTGGCGCCGCCGATATCTATCCGCTGGGCTTGGTGCTGCTGCGATTGCTGCAAGGAGCCAAGGGCAACCCGCAAGAGCCAGTCGAACTCCGTCGCACGCTCAGCGACCTGAGAAGTTACCGGCCGGACGTTTCGCGCGACGTGGCCCACTTGCTGGGAAGAATGCTAGCCCAGGAACCTTTGCGGCGGCCTGCTGCGAACGAACTCGTAGAGATTATCTCGCGACTCGAGATCGAGTCGCTGATGCAGTGGTGAAGCGAGAAGCTGCTTACGATTTCTCGGGCTCAGCAGGCGGCAGCGTTTGATTGTGCCGCATGATGGCTTCGTAAACTTCTTGCCGATGAACGGCCACGTCAGCAGGGGCCTGTATGCCGAGGCGCACCTTATCGCCGCGGATATCGACGATCGTAATCACGATGTCGTTGCCGATCATGATGCTCTCGTCGCGATGTCGTGACACTACCAGCATGGGCCACCCGCTGTCTGCTTTCTCCCGCCTCGTGGCGACGCTAATCCAGCAATTCTAGGCGGCAGGTCGCAGCGGGTAAGGGCAGAAGCGGTGAAAAGCGTCAGCAGCTGAAATGCAGAGGCAGCCGAATCCCTCGCTGCATGCCAGCAAGTTTTTTCGCGCCTGACTCACAACGGCCGAGTGCTAGCAGCAGGCCATTTGCTGTCCGAATTTTCGCCCACAAACTGCTCTCGCGTCACTACTGGCGTTTTGGTAGCTATTCGCCCGTTCCCAGCAGGACGAATTTACTTAAATCGTCTTGCCCAGTGTGAAACTTGGCGAAAACCGAAGACCTCGAGCTAGACACTTAGGGAATTGCGAAAAATGCGATTGCCTGAATCTTGTGCAAACAAGCGACTGCCCGCCGATCGAGCAGCCGCGACAGATTTTGAGCAATTGCCCGCGATCGCTGTAAGTGCAAGCATTGCAATGACATTGGTGCTGACCTTGACGTCGGTCGTATGTTTCCTGCAAAGCCGCGACGTCGTGCTGGCAATATGCCGGTACGCCGCGGGACCCGTATCTGAATAGTCCGTTTACTAGTTTGATTTGGAAGGAGCCGGCAATGGAATTGACCGCTGTTTCGCCCACCCCCACCACCACTACTGCCACCACGCCCGAAGAACGCCTGCAAACCGCCACGCGGATCGCAGACAAGATGTTCCAGCAGCAGCCTGACTGGATCACATTCTTCCGCGAGGTCCTGGGCGTTGACGGCCTGGTCCGCAAGCTCTTTACCACGCCGGAAGAGCTCGCCGAATTCGAGAAGACCGCCCAGTACGCCGAAATCCAAGCGATGGTCGCTCGACTCCGCGAAAAGTCGGGTGCTGCCGCCGAAGGCAAAGAACCGACCCGCGTGATCACGGTTCGCCTGCCCAAGAGCTTGCATGAATCGCTCCGCGCCGAAGCTCACGATCGCAAGACCAGCATGAACCAACTCTGCATCAGCAAGCTGCTGCAGGTCATCGACGAACAAATGGTCGTCAGCGAGTAACCCCTCGCAAAGCCCAGGTGTCACCCAGGCTTGCTAGCAAGCACTGCGCTCATATCGCGCGAAAAAAGTCTTGATAGCAGGCCTGTAAGCCGGGTTCTGTCATGGCGTGTTCCATTTGGCTGCACGCCACCGACGGTCATTTATCTAGGACGGCGATTGCTCGCCGCCTCGAGCAGCCTACCCGAGCATTGGCCGGACCAGGCGGGCCCGCGCGCCGCAACCAAACCGCCAGCGACAAGTCGCTAGCGGCCGAGCCCGCGCGTATGCTCTGTTTGGCTTTGCTCCGGATGGGGTTTGCCGAGCCAGCGAGTCGCCCCGCTGCTGGTGCGCTCTTACCGCACCGTTTCACCCTTACCGCGGCAGTTTTGACGGGGGCTCGAACCCCTGCCGAAGCGAAGCCTTTCGGCCATCGCTTGACAGAGAAAGCCCGCCGCGGCGGTCTACTTTCTGTTGCACTTTCCCGAGCCTTGCGGCCGGTCGACGTTATCGACCATCCTGCCCTCTGGAGCCCGGACTTTCCTCCCGCTGCCACCGCCTTTCGACGCCAGCAACCGACGACCGTCCGGCCTGCTATCAAGACATTTTCAGCGTATCAGCTTTCCTTTCATTTCGATAGAGACGGCGAGCGCGGCTGAAGTTCGCCGCGGCGCGCGAAATCTAAAATCGCGATATTCCCGCAGAAACCACACTCGCAAATGCACTCAAATTGCACCTGCGTCACGCAAATGCAAATTAAGTGTATTTGCTGGCCGTGCTCGCGGCACACCTCCATCGGCACTTGGCAATTGCCAAACTCTCTTCCCGCTCCTTCCGCCGCCGGATAAAACAGACTCTCAGGAACAGGATCTGGAGCCCTCGTATGAACCGTCACACTTCCATCGTTGCCGTCGTCGCCATGCTCTTCGGAGCCGTGGTCGCCACGCTCTGGCAACACACCGAAAACCGCCCCACCCTGGTCGCGCAAGAAGGGCTTCCCGGCCTGCCGCCTCCTCCCGGTGTCCGCGCTCCTCCACCGCGCGTGCCTGCGCTGCAACCGCCCATCAATCAGTTCAATGCGCCGCCGATGCAGGGCGGTCCGCCGCCGGTGATCGTCGCCAACGATCCGCTCGCCGACCTTACGCCCGAAGAACGCGTGAACATTGCCGTCTACGAAAAGTGCAATCGCCACGTCGTTCACATCACCACCAAGAGCGCGCGCGCCGAACTCCTTATTCTGGAAGTCCCCACGGAGGGAACCGGCAGCGGCTCGGTGCTTGATAAGAACGGCCACATTCTCACCAACTACCATGTCGTCGAAGGTGCGAACGAAATCAAAGTCACGCTCTACGATAACGAGACCTACACCGCCAAGCTCATCGGCCACGACGCACCAAATGACATCGCCGTGCTGAAGATCGCGGCGCCGGTCGACTCGCTCAATCCGGTCGAGTTCGGCGACTCGGCCCGACTGAAGGTTGGCCAGCAGATCTATGCCATCGGCAATCCCTTCGGCCTCGAACGCACGATGACGACCGGCATTATCAGCAGTCTCAATCGCTCGCTGCCGTCGAAGAGTGGCCGCACCATGAAATCGATCATTCAGATCGACGCCGCCCTCAACCGCGGCAATTCCGGCGGCCCGCTGCTCGATAGCCGCGGCCGACTCATCGGCATGAACACTGCCATCGCCAGCAGCACCGGCGAAAACACCGGCGTCGGCTTTGCGATCCCCTCCGACACCATCGGCCGAGTCGTGACGCAGCTCGTCGCCAACGGCAAAGTGGTCCGCCCCGAAACGGGCATCACGCGGGTTTATCAATCCGACCTGGGCCTGGTCATTGCCACGCTGCAACCCGGCGGACCTGCCGAGCGCGCCGGCTTCCGCGGCTACCGAATCGTCCGCGAACAAAAACGCCGCGGCCCGTTCACCTATGAAGAACGAACGATCGACCGCACCCAAGCCGACATGATCGTGGCCGTCGACGGCGAAAAAGTCGTCACCGCCGACGAATTCCTCGGCCGCATCGAGCGCCACCTTCCCGGCGAGCAAGCCATTCTGACCGTTATCCGCGCCGACCGCCGCGTCGACATTCCGATCCTTCTCGGCGCGGGCGAATAGCCACAGAGCCGGTCGGATTTCGAGGGTTATAATATAACCGTTATTACGTTTTCGCGATTTGCCGAACCCGTTGCCGGCTCGGCAGTTGCGAAAAACTGATGCAGATTTGCTATAACCTTTTATAACCATTTTGCATCACTTTATAACCACGCTATAACGACCTGCCTCAGCTCGATAGCAACGTTCGTCGCTGCCATTCATCACTCAGGTTTTTCCGACCGCGCAGCGACAACCGACCTCCGCAGACGCG is drawn from Anatilimnocola floriformis and contains these coding sequences:
- a CDS encoding ABC transporter permease; its protein translation is MNSVGQSGSGRYRWFTTEVALLIAIALVVSFTALADNKHTYYKRPGPSLQLVAYRASTLGILALGVSVVIIAGGIDLSGGSTIAFSATVCASVYTLLAPNELPLGASAGLLPVGAAIFASLLAGILIGNLHTWLITAIRLPPFIATLATLVGLRSLAHALCEYVNELKGRSGSKLYVNDGFFYYLRDNVWVPVTVFLVLALFTWFVLRRTVLGRHFYALGGNEQATRLSGIRTENLKWAAYCFSAFTGGLAAIFYLADVSSVDPITLARGYELNAIAAAVVGGCSLAGGVGTVSGTVLGVIFLRVVIDAVAKIIKTNSDVWEGFIVGSVVVLAVTLTQIRQLLANGGQLFAGLRGLCAIPTLALTSGIVAMITLGTRTGLIVGGATLLLLVGVKIAEVRSVFARTPRN
- the csrA gene encoding carbon storage regulator CsrA; translated protein: MLVVSRHRDESIMIGNDIVITIVDIRGDKVRLGIQAPADVAVHRQEVYEAIMRHNQTLPPAEPEKS
- a CDS encoding substrate-binding domain-containing protein is translated as MLSKMLRSGVALLAVTLLLFAACNSSDDKSATKRFVFLINVPNPYWDACKAGLVAGEKEFDLAGSGLSVSMESNDGTASGQIDKLKQFGTQTDIVGVALTVTEPDNQAIIEQLKKLQSQGIKVITVDNDVNRTKYRDARPYYIGTNNFEAGKLLGTVTKTLLNERKVEKGAYVQFAGLTDSDNARNRMDGVKAGLGSDFTERDRMADDTDLGRANDNVSNALTNHDDLVALVGIWAYNGPAISTIAKQRDARKNLTLVTFDADKNSILAMAGGNLDAMCVQNPYEMGRLSVRLLKAMHTKDQATIDELFPNFGKDPDGDLYTTPLKLVYPDEGSPLKAVAEKAAAEPAGPYKGLEFMPLSTLKDWLKKYGLPSS
- a CDS encoding serine/threonine protein kinase, whose amino-acid sequence is MPSLLRGPARVSSPLPAVSGYELVRLLSSGNWFQLFQARAAGQGSAADYVIKRLRDNGGMPRAILLREAQVTNSVSHENLVSLLGEGLGETTPYIVLPFLPGMSLEQARQSPGQTSVPQALWYIRQVAAALAELHAAGWIHSDLKPSNIIASETGHATLIDLGLARRLGTAECHADRWLAGDANYLAPEVFQPNRELTGAADIYPLGLVLLRLLQGAKGNPQEPVELRRTLSDLRSYRPDVSRDVAHLLGRMLAQEPLRRPAANELVEIISRLEIESLMQW
- a CDS encoding toxin-antitoxin system HicB family antitoxin translates to MELTAVSPTPTTTTATTPEERLQTATRIADKMFQQQPDWITFFREVLGVDGLVRKLFTTPEELAEFEKTAQYAEIQAMVARLREKSGAAAEGKEPTRVITVRLPKSLHESLRAEAHDRKTSMNQLCISKLLQVIDEQMVVSE
- a CDS encoding S1C family serine protease, which gives rise to MNRHTSIVAVVAMLFGAVVATLWQHTENRPTLVAQEGLPGLPPPPGVRAPPPRVPALQPPINQFNAPPMQGGPPPVIVANDPLADLTPEERVNIAVYEKCNRHVVHITTKSARAELLILEVPTEGTGSGSVLDKNGHILTNYHVVEGANEIKVTLYDNETYTAKLIGHDAPNDIAVLKIAAPVDSLNPVEFGDSARLKVGQQIYAIGNPFGLERTMTTGIISSLNRSLPSKSGRTMKSIIQIDAALNRGNSGGPLLDSRGRLIGMNTAIASSTGENTGVGFAIPSDTIGRVVTQLVANGKVVRPETGITRVYQSDLGLVIATLQPGGPAERAGFRGYRIVREQKRRGPFTYEERTIDRTQADMIVAVDGEKVVTADEFLGRIERHLPGEQAILTVIRADRRVDIPILLGAGE